The following proteins are encoded in a genomic region of Cataglyphis hispanica isolate Lineage 1 chromosome 1, ULB_Chis1_1.0, whole genome shotgun sequence:
- the LOC126852625 gene encoding teneurin-m isoform X5 — translation MYQPGCLLDSSAPRGPPDVPPRNPAMSRLNGRLPGSHAASDHERDPDLEPSCLVRTPSGNFYNIPKIPKNEYNNKNQSTGNSPIKVELQNNMDRVPLPYGHAPSMIPMRRQSIRCHFRKGIDWCSWKLIAIVVIMLSLCLTAALTYVAVNWSYQGTKACTVLVGENTEAKPSSSEANKTSTSSTSTSSQSGGRTRQPSSSGGARTFPARSFPPDGTTFAQVGLGQKLSKEIPPYGYWNMQFYQSEAAYVRFDYSIPRGASIGVYARRNALPTHTQYDLLEVLSGFKARTTRASHVSVIPSIKKEVTQYMEPGHWFLSLYNDDGDPHEVSFIAVIAEDMTHNCPNGCSGKGECLLGHCQCNPGFGGEDCSESVCPVLCSQRGEYINGECQCNPGWKGKECSLRHDECEVPDCNGHGHCTNGKCNCVRGYKGKYCEEVDCPHPTCSGHGFCAEGTCICKKGWKGADCSQMDKEALQCLPDCSGHGNFDLETQTCLCEPMWSGDDCSKELCDLDCGPHGHCVDNACDCLPGWSGELCNLKQCDPRCNEHGQCKNGTCLCVTGWNGKHCTMEGCPNSCSGHGQCRVSNDAQWECQCYDGWDGKDCSVLLEQNCNDGRDNDKDGLIDCADPECCSNHICRSSQLCVSAPKPIDILLRKQPPAITASFFERMKFLIDEGSLQNYARQETFNESMFWNHFNTSRSAVIRGRVVTHLGTGLMGVRVSTSTPLEGFTLTRDDGWFDLLVNGGGAVTLQFGRSPFKPQSHIVFVPWNEVVIIDKIVMSTAEEKPPVHVPHACAAHDYDLMKPVVLATWKHGFQGACPDKSAILAESQVIQESLQIPGTGLNLVYHSSRAAGYLSTIQLQLTPEVIPATLNLIHLRITIEGILFEKTFEADPVIKFTYAWNRLNVYRQRVYGVTTAMVKVGYEYSDCKDIIWDVQTTKLSGHDMSISEVGGWNLDIHHRYNFHEGILQKGDGSNIYLKHKPRVILTTMGDGHQRPLDCYDCDGQASKQRLLAPVALATAADGSIFVGDFNLVRKILVDGTVRTVVRLNATRVSYRYHIALSPLDGVLYISDPESHQIIRVRDTNDYTDPDHNWETVVGSGERCLPGDEAHCGDGALARDAKLAYPKGVAVSADNVLYFADGTNIRMVDRDGIITTVIGNHMHKSHWKPIPCEGTLNVEEVHLRWPTELAINPLDNSLHMIDDHMVLQLAPDGRVKVVAGRPLHCASPSASFDTELATHATLVMPQSIAFGPSGDLYIAESDSQRINRVRVIGTDGKISPYAGAESKCNCLERGCDCFEADHYLASTSKFNTISAVAVSPDGVVHIGDQANYRIRSVTASIPDASGAREYEIYAPDTQEIYVFNRFGQHIATKNILTGETVYLFTYNVNTSNGKLSTVTDAAGNKVFLLRDYSSQVNSIENTKGQKCRLRMSRMKMLHELSTPDNYNVTFDYHGPTGLLKTKLDSTGRSYVYNYDEFGRLTSAVTPTGKVISLTFDLSLKGAIVKVGQNNRKPISMLIKGSSVVTKVGEAEQRTTVLADGSVGRVTPWAHTVSTDSMPYSILAEIEPLLGESYPVPAKQRTEIAGDLANRFEWRYFLRKIQGNKNRGNSKAIAQVGRKLRVNGEILLSLEYDRETNTVAVFMDDRVELLNVTYDRTARPVKWGPRNGIFAGVELEYDRFSRLTSWTWGDISETYGFDRAGRLYEIKYSDGTSMVYAFKDMFSSLPLKVTTPRGSDYLLQYDEAGALQSLTTPRGHIHTFSLQTSLGFYKYQYYSPMNRHPYEILYNDDGQILAKVYPHQSGKVAYVYDHAGKLETTLAGLSSIHYTYQETTSLVRSIDINEPNFEMRIEYKYHAGIVKDEKIKFGSKSGMDNAHYRYQYDGNARISGIEVDINGKQLPQLRLKYNQNLGVLEGVGDLRIYRNVFNRSVMQDSSKQFFTVTDYDEHGRVKTVLMNIRSFDVFRMELEYDNRNRIKMRKLTIGKESMEKKEWSRMEKITYNADGHVLEVADTENNWQYAYDENGNVIGVTEHNEKIVLGYDSGDRVVQYGDVEFNSYDGRGFVVIRGEHKYRYNSRGQLIHASEHKKFQIWYFYDDRGRLVSMNDDRENITQFFYANPKTPDLITHVHFPKLSKTFRFLYDSRDFLMTVETSEQRFYVATDQNGSPLALFDTNGNLIKEMQRTPFGKIIKDTNPDFYLPIDFHGGLFDPNTKLIYLNKRLYDPTVGQWMTPAWEQMANELTTPTDIFIYRFRNNDPVNFKQNVEYMTDLASWLKLYGYDISTMLGSEYTKQMVYQPSATVTSPQLTPDFGVMSGLQCIVNRVQEKFSDLGFVPKPLLKLEPKTRNLLPRVAHRRAVFGEGILVSRVGGRALVSVVDGVNSVVQDVVTSVFNNSYFLPLHFSVHDQDVFYFVKDNALKIRDDMEELHRLGGMFNVSTHETTEHGAGTWKELRLHNPDAAVVIKYGADPEQERHRILKHAHKRAVERAWEIEKQLVMAGFQGRGDWSKEEKDELISRGTVDGYEGVDIHSVHRYPQLADDPGNVAFTRDTKRKRRKSGNRRNRTHRHDS, via the exons GGTGTTTGTTGGACAGTTCGGCACCGCGGGGCCCGCCTGATGTGCCACCCCGTAATCCCGCAATGAGCCGGCTCAACGGAAGACTGCCAGGAAGTCACGCAGCGAGTGATCACGAACGCGATCCTGATCTCGAGCCATCCTGCCTCGTACGCACCCCATCCGGTAACTTCTACAATATACCAA AGATACCGAAGAATGAATACAACAACAAGAATCAGTCTACGGGGAACAGTCCAATAAAGGTGGAGCTGCAGAACAACATGGACAG GGTACCTTTACCTTACGGGCACGCCCCGTCGATGATCCCGATGAGGAGACAAAGCATCCGCTGTCATTTCCGCAAGGGAATCGATTGGTGCAGCTGGAAACTAATTGCCATAGTAGTAATTATGCTCTCGCTCTGCTTGACCGCGGCATTAACCTACGTTGCAG TGAACTGGTCGTACCAAGGCACGAAGGCGTGCACGGTCCTGGTGGGCGAGAACACGGAGGCGAAGCCGTCGTCGAGCGAAGCGAACAAGACATCCACGTCGTCCACTTCAACTTCATCGCAATCGGGCGGCAGGACGCGACAGCCATCATCGTCAGGAG GTGCGCGAACTTTCCCGGCGCGGTCTTTCCCGCCTGACGGGACGACCTTCGCTCAGGTCGGTTTAGGACAGAAGCTCAGCAAGGAGATACCGCCGTACGGCTACTGGAACATGCAGTTTTATCAATCGGAGGCCGCCTACGTGCGTTTCGACTACAGCATTCCGCGTGGTGCCAGCATCGGCGTGTACGCGAGAAGAAACGCACTGCCCACGCACACGCAGTACGATCTTCTGGAGGTTCTCAGCGGCTTCAAGGCTCGGACCACCAGGGCGTCCCATGTTAGTGTTATT CCCTCGATTAAGAAGGAGGTAACTCAGTACATGGAGCCGGGACACTGGTTCTTGTCGCTTTACAACGATGACGGAGATCCCCATGAAGTCTCGTTTATTGCTGTGATCGCCGAGGATATGACACATAACTGCCCGAATGGTTGCAGCGGCAAGGGCGAGTGTCTCTTAGGGCATTGTCAGTGCAATCCTGGTTTCGGTGGCGAAGATTGCAGCGAGAGTGTTTGTCCTGTTCTCTGCAGCCAAAGAG GCGAATACATAAACGGCGAATGCCAATGCAATCCTGGCTGGAAGGGCAAGGAGTGCTCTCTGCGACACGACGAGTGCGAAGTACCCGATTGCAACGGCCACGGTCACTGCACCAATGGCAAATGTAACTGTGTACGCGGCTACAAGGGGAAGTATTGCGAGGAAGTTGACTGTCCGCATCCGACTTGCTCAGGCCACGGTTTCTGCGCCGAGGGCACGTGCATTTGTAAAAAGGGTTGGAAAGGAGCCGACTGCAGTCAAATGGACAAGGAGGCATTGCAATGCCTACCAGACTGTAGCGGTCACGGAAACTTCGATCTCGAGACGCAGACCTGTCTCTGCGAGCCCATGTGGTCCGGTGATGATTGCTCGAAAG AATTGTGCGATCTCGATTGCGGTCCTCACGGACATTGCGTAGACAACGCCTGCGATTGCTTACCAGGCTGGTCCGGCGAACTCTGCAATCTGAAGCAATGCGATCCTCGTTGCAACGAGCATGGACAATGTAAGAATGGCACATGTCTATGCGTCACCGGATGGAATGGAAAACACTGCACGATGGAGGGCTGTCCAAATTCTTGTTCCGGTCATGGACAGTGCAGGGTGTCAAACGACGCGCAATGGGAATGTCAGTGCTATGACGGCTGGGATGGCAAGGATTGCAGCGTACTTTTAGAACAGAATTGCAACGATGGACGAGACAACGATAAAG ATGGTCTCATTGATTGCGCCGATCCGGAATGTTGTTCCAATCACATATGCCGCAGCAGCCAGCTGTGCGTCTCAGCGCCCAAGCCAATCGATATATTGCTACGGAAACAGCCACCCGCCATTACCGCTTCCTTCTTCGAGAGAATGAAGTTCCTAATCGACGAGGGCAGTCTGCAGAACTACGCTCGTCAGGAGACCTTCAACGAGAG TATGTTCTGGAATCACTTCAACACAAG CCGATCGGCCGTCATACGCGGTCGCGTCGTTACTCATCTCGGCACGGGACTGATGGGAGTGCGGGTCAGTACCAGCACCCCGCTGGAAGGTTTCACACTCACAAGAGACGACGGCTGGTTCGATCTCCTGGTGAACGGCGGCGGTGCCGTAACTCTACAATTTGGCAGATCGCCCTTCAAACCGCAGAGTCATATCGTCTTCGTGCCTTGGAATGAG GTCGTCATAATCGACAAGATTGTTATGAGTACCGCCGAGGAGAAACCGCCCGTCCATGTTCCACATGCATGCGCCGCTCACGATTACGATCTTATGAAGCCGGTCGTCTTGGCGACCTGGAAGCACGGCTTCCAAGGAGCTTGTCCGGATAAGAGCGCCATTTTGGCGGAGTCTCAAGTTATACAAGAGAGCTTGCAAATACCCGGAACGGGGTTGAATCTAGTATATCACAGTTCGCGAGCGGCAGGTTATCTCTCCACCATACAACTGCAGCTAACTCCGGAAGTCATACCAGCGACTTTAAATTTGATACATTTGAGAATCACGATCGAGGGTATACTTTTCGAGAAGACCTTCGAGGCTGATCCAGTGATCAAGTTCACCTACGCATGGAACCGCTTGAACGTCTATCGCCAACGCGTTTATGGTGTTACAACTGCTATGGTAAAGGTTGGCTATGAATATAGCGATTGCAAGGACATTATCTGGGATGTGCAAACGACGAAATTGAGTGGTCATGACATGTCCATCTCAGAAGTCGGCGGCTGGAATTTGGATATTCATCATAGATACAACTTCCACGAGGGTATCTTGCAAAAAGGAGACggctcaaatatttatttgaagcaTAAGCCAAGAGTTATTCTCACCACGATGGGAGACGGTCATCAGAGGCCGTTGGATTGTTACGATTGCGACGGGCAAGCTTCCAAGCAGCGTCTCTTAGCGCCCGTTGCTCTTGCTACAGCAGCAGACGGCTCCATCTTTGTCGGTGATTTCAATCTAGTCAGGAAAATTCTCGTCGATGGAACAGTCAGAACTGTAGTCAGACTAAA cGCAACTAGGGTATCATATCGTTATCACATCGCTCTGAGCCCGCTGGACGGCGTTCTCTACATATCAGATCCAGAATCTCACCAGATCATTCGCGTACGCGACACCAACGATTATACGGATCCCGATCATAATTGGGAGACTGTAGTAGGTTCTGGGGAACGTTGTCTTCCCGGCGACGAAGCTCACTGCGGCGATGGTGCGCTCGCACGAGATGCTAAACTCGCTTATCCCAAGGGCGTTGCCGTCTCCGCCGATAATGTCTTGTACTTTGCCGATGGTACGAATATACGAATGGTCGACCGAGACGGTATCATCACTACGGTGATCGGCAATCATATGCACAAGTCGCACTGGAAACCTATACCTTGTGAAGGAACATTGAATGTCGAAGAGGTTCATTTACGCTGGCCGACTGAATTGGCGATCAATCCCCTAGACAATTCGTTGCACATGATCGATGATCACATGGTTCTTCAGCTGGCACCGGACGGTCGCGTCAAGGTCGTCGCTGGTCGCCCGCTCCATTGCGCCTCTCCATCAGCCTCGTTTGACACAGAACTCGCGACTCACGCTACTCTCGTGATGCCGCAGAGCATCGCATTTGGTCCATCAGGCGATCTTTACATCGCCGAGAGCGATTCTCAGAGAATAAATCGCGTTCGCGTAATCGGTACCGACGGCAAAATATCGCCATACGCCGGTGCTGAATCCAAGTGCAATTGCCTTGAGCGTGGTTGCGATTGCTTCGAGGCCGATCACTATCTAGCGTCCACATCCAAGTTTAATACTATATCTGCCGTGGCAGTTTCACCTGATGGCGTAGTGCACATCGGCGACCAAGCCAACTATCGTATTCGCTCGGTGACGGCGAGCATTCCTGACGCAAGCGGCGCGCGAGAATACGAAATCTACGCACCCGATACACAAGAAATCTATGTATTCAATCGGTTTGGTCAGCACATTGCCACGAAAAACATTCTGACAGGCGAGACAGTATATCTTTTCACATATAATGTCAATACCAGCAATGGCAAGCTCAGCACTGTGACAGACGCAGCTGGTAATAAAGTCTTTTTGTTGAGAGACTACAGCAGTCAAGTGAACTCAATCGAGAATACAAAGGGACAAAAATGTAGACTAAGAATGTCCAGGATGAAGATGCTACACGAGCTGAGCACACCCGACAATTACAACGTTACTTTCGATTATCACGGGCCCACCGGCCTGCTAAAGACGAAGCTTGATAGTACCGGCCGTAGCTACGTTTACAATTATGATGAATTTGGCAGGCTGACTAGTGCAGTGACACCAACCGGCAAGGTGATCAGCTTGACATTTGATCTTAGTCTGAAGGGTGCCATAGTCAAAGTTGGACAGAACAATAGGAAGCCCATTTCGATGCTGATCAAAGGATCATCCGTTGTCACGAAGGTTGGAGAAGCTGAGCAGAGGACAACGGTTCTCGCCGATGGCTCAGTTGGAAGAGTAACACCATGGGCTCACACCGTCAGTACTGATAGTATGCCATACTCGATCCTGGCTGAGATCGAGCCTCTGTTAGGCGAAAGCTATCCCGTGCCGGCTAAACAGAGGACAGAGATCGCTGGTGATCTGGCTAATCGCTTCGAATGGCGATACTTCCTCCGAAAGATTCAAGGAAATAAGAATCGCGGGAACTCGAAAGCGATTGCTCAAGTTGGCAGGAAGCTTCGAGTCAATGGCGAGATCCTGCTGTCTCTCGAATACGACAGAGAAACAAATACCGTAGCTGTGTTTATGGATGATCGGGTGGAACTGTTGAATGTCACATACGACAGAACCGCTAGACCTGTTAAATGGGGACCGAGGAACGGTATCTTTGCCGGCGTTGAACTGGAATACGATCGATTCAGCAGACTGACTAGCTGGACATGGGGTGACATTAGCGAAACATATGGCTTTGACAGAGCGGGTCGATTGTACGAGATCAAATACAGCGATGGTACATCGATGGTGTACGCCTTCAAAGACATGTTTAGCAGTTTGCCACTGAAAGTCACTACGCCGCGTGGAAGCGATTATCTTCTCCAATACGACGAGGCAGGAGCATTGCAGTCGCTGACTACACCGAGGGGACACATCCATACATTCTCTCTTCAAACGTCTCTCGGGTTCtacaaatatcaatattactcGCCGATGAATAGACATCCATATGAGATTCTATACAATGATGACGGTCAAATTCTTGCTAAAGTATATCCTCATCAAAGCGGAAAAGTCGCTTACGTCTATGATCACGCTGGAAAACTCGAAACCACGCTTGCCG gaTTGTCCTCAATACATTACACCTATCAAGAAACGACCAGTCTAGTGCGCAGCATCGACATCAATGAACCAAACTTCGAAATGCGTATCGAATACAAATATCACGCCGGCATCGTGAAGGACGAAAAGATCAAGTTCGGTAGCAAGAGCGGTATGGATAATGCTCATTATCGTTATCAATACGATGGAAACGCGCGCATATCCGGCATCGAGGTCGATATCAACGGCAAACAGCTGCCTCAGCTACGTCTCAAATACAACCAGAATCTTGGTGTACTGGAAGGCGTCGGTGATCTCAGGATATACAGAAATGTCTTCAACCGATCAGTTATGCAGGACAGCAGCAAACAGTTCTTCACAGTCACGGACTACGACGAACACGGTCGCGTCAAAACGGTGCTGATGAACATCCGATCATTCGACGTATTCCGTATGGAGCTTGAGTACGACAATCGCAATCGCATTAAGATGAGGAAGCTCACGATCGGAAAGGAGTCAATGGAGAAGAAGGAATGGTCCAGAATGGAGAAGATCACATATAATGCAGACGGTCATGTGCTCGAAGTAGCGGACACCGAGAATAATTGGCAATACGCGTACGATGAAAACGGTAACGTGATCGGTGTGACTGAGCATAATGAGAAGATCGTTTTGGGCTACGATAGTGGCGATCGAGTAGTCCAGTATGGTGACGTCGAGTTCAACTCATACGATGGACGTGGCTTCGTCGTGATTCGTGGCGAACACAAATACAG ataCAACTCGCGCGGTCAGCTTATTCATGCATCAGAGCATAAGAAATTCCAAATTTGGTACTTCTATGACGATCGCGGCCGATTGGTATCGATGAACGATGATCGAGAAAACATCACTCAGTTTTTCTACGCGAATCCGAAAACTCCGGATCTAATAACGCATGTGCATTTCCCGAAGTTGTCCAAGACATTCCGGTTCCTCTATGATTCGCGCGACTTTTTGATGACTGTGGAGACTTCCGAGCAACGGTTCTACGTCGCAACGGATCAAAACGGTTCACCTCTCGCTCTTTTCGATACCAATGGCAATCTCATCAAAGAGATGCAACGCACGCCATTTGGCAAGATCATCAAGGATACGAATCCAGACTTTTACTTGCCCATCGATTTCCATGGTGGTCTCTTCGATCCTAATACCAAGTTGATTTATTTGAACAAGAGGCTCTACGATCCGACCGTCGGTCAATGGATGACGCCTGCTTGGGAGCAAATGGCCAACGAACTCACCACACCGACCGACATATTCATCTATCGCTTCCGCAACAACGATCCCGTCAATTTTAAGCAAAATGTCGAGTATATGACGGATCTAGCGAGTTGGCTGAAACTTTACGGTTATGACATTTCAACAATGCTCGGTTCTGAATATACAAAGCAGATGGTGTATCAACCAAGCGCTACCGTCACATCGCCGCAATTGACTCCGGACTTTGGCGTGATGTCTGGTCTGCAATGCATCGTAAATCGCGTGCAGGAGAAGTTCTCCGACCTTGGTTTTGTGCCCAAGCCATTGTTGAAACTGGAGCCGAAGACGCGAAACTTGTTGCCGCGAGTAGCCCACCGTCGGGCGGTCTTCGGCGAGGGTATTTTGGTGTCGCGCGTCGGCGGTCGGGCTTTAGTAAGCGTAGTGGATGGAGTGAATAGTGTGGTGCAGGACGTGGTCACGTCCGTATTCAACAATTCGTATTTCCTGCCGCTACACTTTAGTGTGCACGACCAGGATGTCTTTTATTTCGTCAAGGATAACGCGCTAAAAATCCGCGACGACATGGAGGAACTTCATCGTCTCGGCGGCATGTTTAACGTGTCCACGCACGAGACGACGGAGCATGGTGCCGGCACGTGGAAAGAGTTGAGACTGCACAATCCTGACGCGGCAGTGGTGATCAAGTACGGAGCCGATCCGGAGCAGGAGCGGCATCGGATTTTGAAACACGCACACAAGCGTGCCGTCGAACGCGCATGGGAGATTGAGAAGCAATTAGTGATGGCAGGTTTCCAGGGTCGGGGAGACTGGTCTAAGGAGGAGAAGGACGAACTCATTAGTCGCGGCACTGTCGACGGCTACGAGGGCGTCGATATCCACAGCGTGCACAGGTACCCTCAGCTCGCTGATGACCCTGGTAACGTTGCGTTCACCCGCGACACCAAGAGGAAGAGACGGAAGAGCGGCAACAGGCGCAACAGGACTCATAGGCATGACTCGTGA